A single genomic interval of Gemmatimonadota bacterium harbors:
- a CDS encoding NAD(P)-dependent glycerol-3-phosphate dehydrogenase — MKCAVIGAGAWGTALANLLSENGHRTMLWAFEPDVAEAITDGHENPRFLHGIELHEALRATTDRAEAVHGAECVIYATPSHVLRDVASSMAAWTSQDATLVVATKGIERERLSLMTDVVAEQLPGRSVVALSGPSFAFEVARRQPTAIVAASLDQQAAMRVQQACSTQSFRVYTTDDVVGVELGGALKNVMAVATGIADGLDLGLNARAALITRGLAEMVRLGVKLGARPTTFAGLAGVGDLVLTCTGALSRNRSVGVEIGRGATLADVLSGRETVAEGVVTTESAKALAEREGVEMPIVSAVHRVLFEKQPARCALVELMTRDLRGEEDR, encoded by the coding sequence GTGAAGTGTGCCGTGATTGGTGCGGGCGCGTGGGGCACCGCGCTCGCGAATCTGCTTAGCGAGAACGGCCATCGCACCATGCTCTGGGCCTTTGAGCCTGACGTGGCGGAAGCGATCACCGACGGGCACGAGAATCCGCGCTTTCTGCACGGGATTGAACTGCATGAGGCGCTCCGTGCCACCACCGACCGTGCCGAAGCGGTGCACGGAGCGGAGTGTGTGATTTACGCCACGCCGAGTCATGTGCTGCGCGACGTGGCTTCCTCTATGGCGGCGTGGACGTCGCAAGACGCGACGCTCGTGGTGGCAACGAAGGGCATTGAGCGCGAACGGCTCTCGCTGATGACCGACGTGGTGGCGGAGCAACTGCCGGGTCGTTCGGTCGTGGCGCTCTCCGGGCCGAGCTTTGCGTTTGAAGTCGCACGGCGGCAACCCACCGCTATCGTGGCCGCGAGTCTCGACCAACAGGCCGCGATGCGCGTGCAGCAGGCGTGCAGTACACAAAGTTTTCGGGTGTACACCACGGACGACGTCGTCGGAGTGGAGTTAGGCGGCGCGCTCAAGAACGTGATGGCTGTTGCCACCGGCATTGCCGACGGACTCGACCTGGGCCTCAATGCACGCGCCGCGCTTATTACGCGCGGCCTCGCGGAGATGGTGCGACTCGGCGTCAAACTTGGCGCGCGCCCCACGACGTTCGCGGGGTTGGCGGGCGTGGGCGACCTCGTACTGACCTGCACCGGCGCCCTCAGCCGCAACCGGAGCGTGGGCGTTGAGATTGGTCGCGGTGCGACACTCGCCGACGTGCTCTCCGGACGTGAGACGGTGGCCGAAGGCGTCGTGACCACCGAAAGCGCCAAGGCACTCGCCGAGCGTGAAGGAGTGGAGATGCCGATTGTCTCGGCGGTGCACCGCGTCCTGTTTGAGAAGCAACCCGCCCGCTGTGCGCTCGTGGAACTGATGACGCGTGACCTCCGTGGCGAGGAGGACCGCTAA
- a CDS encoding protein-L-isoaspartate(D-aspartate) O-methyltransferase, with amino-acid sequence MVAGPVARQFGGARRRLIEELQGKGIHDISVVRAFDLTPRHLFVPTGVQHRAYDDAPLPIGSGQTISQPSVHAKYLQTLALKGTEKVLEIGTGSGYQTVLLAHLAAQVFSVERIAPLLDRARDVIAQCGVTKVSLLLGDGTLGWKAYAPYDAILVSAASPDVPMPLVEQLAEGGRMLVPVGGREEQQLVLVTKRGVRFDREVLSTVRFVPLVGEHGWAENGA; translated from the coding sequence GTGGTGGCAGGCCCCGTAGCCCGACAGTTTGGTGGCGCGCGCCGCCGCCTCATCGAGGAGTTGCAAGGGAAAGGGATCCACGACATCAGCGTCGTGCGCGCCTTTGACCTGACCCCGCGCCACTTATTTGTGCCTACGGGCGTTCAGCACCGCGCCTACGACGATGCGCCGCTCCCCATTGGCAGCGGGCAGACTATCAGTCAGCCGTCGGTGCACGCCAAGTATCTGCAGACCCTCGCACTCAAAGGCACGGAGAAGGTGTTGGAGATTGGCACCGGTTCTGGGTATCAGACTGTGTTGCTCGCGCATTTGGCCGCGCAGGTGTTCAGCGTGGAACGCATTGCGCCACTCCTCGACCGCGCGCGTGATGTGATTGCGCAATGTGGCGTTACCAAGGTGTCGCTCTTGCTCGGCGACGGAACGCTGGGCTGGAAAGCCTACGCTCCGTACGATGCCATATTAGTGAGCGCGGCGAGTCCGGATGTGCCGATGCCTCTCGTGGAGCAACTCGCCGAGGGCGGCCGGATGCTCGTGCCGGTAGGTGGGCGTGAGGAGCAGCAACTGGTGTTGGTCACCAAGCGCGGCGTGCGGTTTGACCGTGAAGTGCTCAGTACGGTGCGGTTTGTGCCGTTGGTTGGGGAGCACGGCTGGGCGGAGAACGGCGCGTGA
- a CDS encoding adenine phosphoribosyltransferase, giving the protein MTRTAQTSDSRALAEAVRASVRDVPDFPKAGITFKDITPLLADAPLFARVITALAAPYRASGITHVVAVESRGFIFGAPVAQALGVAFVPVRKPGKLPSRTIRETYDLEYGTDTLEMHADALGAGARVLIVDDVLATGGTAAATCRLVERAAGQVEGCAFLIELTFLNGREPLSGRKIESVVQY; this is encoded by the coding sequence GTGACTCGCACCGCCCAGACGAGCGATAGTCGCGCCCTCGCCGAAGCCGTGCGCGCGTCTGTGCGTGACGTCCCCGATTTTCCAAAGGCGGGGATCACCTTCAAGGATATCACGCCGCTGCTGGCTGACGCGCCGCTTTTTGCGCGGGTGATTACCGCGCTCGCCGCGCCGTATCGGGCGAGTGGTATCACGCACGTTGTGGCGGTTGAGAGCCGCGGCTTCATCTTTGGTGCACCGGTCGCGCAGGCGCTCGGCGTTGCGTTTGTGCCGGTTCGTAAGCCAGGCAAACTGCCGAGTCGCACGATTCGCGAGACGTATGATTTGGAGTACGGTACCGACACGCTGGAGATGCACGCCGACGCCCTCGGCGCTGGCGCTCGCGTGTTGATTGTGGATGATGTGCTGGCCACCGGCGGTACCGCAGCGGCGACTTGCCGATTGGTGGAGCGTGCGGCGGGGCAGGTGGAGGGGTGTGCGTTTTTGATTGAACTCACGTTTCTGAATGGACGCGAGCCGCTCTCGGGAAGGAAGATTGAATCGGTCGTGCAGTATTGA
- a CDS encoding DUF512 domain-containing protein, whose translation MVKVAHIQPESIASELGIEVGTELVSVNGRALEDFLDWEFLTAETALEIEAKLPNGELVVFDIERPDMESLGVELEPPTVRRCANRCEFCFVEGLPKGLRRPLYIRDDDYRLSFAYGNFATLSNLKERDFERILEYRLSPLYVSVHATPWEARKKLLNNPRVPDIMAQLQRLVDGGIQFHGQMVIVPELNDGAVLEQSLTDLYNFGESCLSVALVPVGLTQFSHLYSGESMNLENAGRLLEVAERWGERARRERGETWVTGSDELYLLAGAELPPPSFYGDYSQIENGVGAVTALRERVADGLERLPRLDGLRIGVVTGVSMAPLMPALLDQLHGATGAIFELIPTTNSLFGPTTTTAGLLVGADIRRALAGRADLDLALIPAESINENGLFLDEESFAAVRESFPMPVYPSYDFIDVLEHESSPTTAGAR comes from the coding sequence ATGGTCAAAGTCGCACATATACAGCCCGAAAGCATCGCTTCGGAACTGGGGATCGAGGTCGGCACCGAACTGGTGTCGGTCAACGGTCGTGCGCTTGAAGACTTCCTCGATTGGGAGTTTCTGACCGCCGAAACCGCGCTCGAAATCGAAGCCAAACTCCCGAACGGTGAGTTGGTGGTGTTCGACATTGAACGCCCCGACATGGAATCACTTGGCGTCGAACTCGAACCGCCCACGGTTCGCCGTTGCGCCAATCGCTGCGAGTTCTGTTTTGTGGAGGGACTCCCCAAGGGGTTGCGCCGTCCGCTCTACATTCGCGACGACGATTACCGCCTCTCCTTTGCGTACGGCAACTTCGCGACGCTCTCCAATCTCAAGGAGCGTGATTTCGAACGCATTCTTGAGTACCGGTTATCGCCGCTGTATGTGTCGGTGCACGCCACGCCGTGGGAGGCGCGCAAGAAGCTGCTCAACAACCCGCGAGTGCCCGACATCATGGCGCAGCTCCAGCGCCTGGTGGACGGTGGCATTCAGTTTCATGGCCAGATGGTGATTGTGCCCGAACTAAATGACGGGGCGGTGCTCGAGCAATCGCTCACCGATCTCTACAACTTCGGCGAGTCGTGCCTCTCGGTGGCGCTAGTGCCGGTGGGGCTCACGCAGTTCTCGCACCTGTACTCTGGGGAGTCCATGAACCTGGAGAACGCCGGCCGTCTGCTGGAAGTGGCGGAGCGGTGGGGCGAGCGGGCGCGGCGTGAGCGGGGCGAAACGTGGGTCACAGGTTCCGACGAACTGTATCTGCTGGCCGGCGCCGAACTGCCGCCGCCGTCGTTTTACGGTGACTACTCGCAGATCGAAAATGGCGTGGGCGCGGTCACCGCGCTGCGTGAACGTGTGGCCGACGGCTTGGAGCGTCTGCCGCGTCTCGACGGGCTGCGCATTGGCGTGGTGACCGGCGTTTCCATGGCGCCGCTCATGCCGGCGTTGCTTGACCAACTGCACGGCGCCACGGGCGCCATCTTTGAATTAATCCCAACAACCAACTCGTTGTTCGGACCTACTACTACGACAGCGGGATTGCTCGTGGGCGCGGATATTCGCCGCGCACTCGCAGGGCGCGCTGACCTCGATCTGGCGCTCATCCCCGCCGAGTCCATTAACGAGAACGGTCTCTTCCTCGACGAAGAATCGTTCGCTGCGGTGCGTGAGTCTTTTCCTATGCCAGTCTATCCGTCGTACGACTTCATTGACGTACTCGAGCACGAGTCGTCGCCAACCACTGCGGGGGCTCGATGA
- the plsY gene encoding glycerol-3-phosphate 1-O-acyltransferase PlsY produces MSLLVLGLVIAYVAGSFPTAYLMGRVLKGIDLRTVGSGNLGATNVYRALGLGPAVAVFAIDAAKGFLPVAFLPRALGASTTMEVTVWALAYGVFSIGGHAKPIFLLWKGGGKGVSTAAGVFAAAAPVPLALALTVFTIVTLVSGYVSLGSLVAAPVLCVVVAVYLGVGPVFWVSVALAVFIYWSHRANIGRLRAGTESSIRKTRTPGATP; encoded by the coding sequence ATGTCTTTGCTCGTGCTCGGACTCGTCATCGCGTACGTCGCGGGATCGTTCCCGACGGCGTACCTGATGGGGCGTGTATTGAAGGGCATCGACTTGCGTACGGTGGGCTCCGGAAACCTCGGCGCCACCAATGTGTACCGCGCGCTGGGCTTGGGTCCGGCGGTGGCCGTGTTCGCGATTGACGCGGCCAAAGGTTTTCTCCCCGTGGCATTTTTGCCGCGTGCGCTTGGTGCGTCCACGACAATGGAAGTCACCGTCTGGGCACTTGCCTACGGGGTGTTTTCCATTGGGGGGCACGCGAAGCCGATCTTCCTGTTGTGGAAGGGAGGCGGCAAGGGGGTGTCCACGGCGGCTGGTGTGTTTGCGGCCGCGGCCCCCGTGCCGCTCGCGCTGGCGCTCACCGTCTTCACGATTGTGACGCTCGTGAGTGGGTATGTCTCCCTCGGCTCGTTGGTCGCAGCCCCGGTGCTGTGCGTAGTGGTCGCGGTATATCTGGGCGTCGGTCCTGTTTTCTGGGTGAGCGTCGCACTCGCCGTGTTCATCTACTGGTCTCATCGCGCGAACATTGGTCGGCTGCGGGCAGGGACAGAGTCCAGCATTCGCAAAACACGCACGCCGGGAGCCACGCCGTGA
- the der gene encoding ribosome biogenesis GTPase Der — MSLPVVALIGRPNVGKSSLFNRIVGTDHAIVSDEAGTTRDRHFTRAEWNGRSFWLVDTGGLREDSDVPMDVEIRRQVKQAIAEADVMLLVLDAKVGVHPSDARVADLVRASGKPWMAVANKVDDPRSTDYYEFYSLGAGEPIPVSAINGKNSGDLLDELIKRLPPVASDENAADVRVAVVGRPNVGKSSFINRLLGENRLVVSDVAGTTRDAIDTPFLYHGRQMIFVDTAGLRRQSKVDDGVEFYSALRTRRAIDRSDICILMIDALEGLHNQDLKIAALAWEAGRGLIVVVNKWDVKEEKTDKSAAKFEKECAEKAPFFKFVPFLFTSALTGQRVTKILDIIRLVEEERVKRISTSQVNDALQQLLARLQPPQAAGNEVKLNYATQVETSPPTIAVFGNHPELVAEHYIRYLHNGFREFWGFSGNPLRILMRRKSA, encoded by the coding sequence ATGAGTCTTCCCGTCGTAGCACTCATTGGACGGCCGAATGTCGGCAAGTCCTCGCTGTTCAACCGTATTGTGGGCACCGACCACGCCATTGTGAGCGACGAGGCGGGCACCACGCGCGACCGTCACTTCACGCGCGCCGAGTGGAATGGGCGCTCCTTCTGGCTCGTCGATACCGGCGGTCTGCGCGAAGATTCCGATGTGCCGATGGACGTTGAAATCCGCCGTCAGGTGAAGCAGGCCATTGCCGAAGCCGACGTGATGCTGCTCGTGCTCGACGCCAAGGTGGGCGTGCACCCGAGCGATGCCCGCGTGGCCGACTTGGTGCGCGCCTCTGGTAAGCCGTGGATGGCGGTCGCCAACAAGGTCGACGATCCGCGGAGCACGGATTACTACGAGTTCTACTCACTGGGTGCTGGCGAACCGATTCCGGTGTCCGCCATCAACGGCAAGAACTCGGGCGACCTGCTCGACGAACTGATCAAGCGCCTGCCGCCGGTGGCGAGCGACGAAAATGCCGCCGATGTGCGCGTGGCCGTCGTGGGCCGTCCGAACGTGGGCAAGTCGTCGTTCATCAACCGCTTGCTCGGTGAAAACCGCCTCGTGGTGTCGGATGTTGCCGGTACCACGCGCGACGCCATCGACACGCCGTTCTTGTATCACGGCCGCCAGATGATTTTTGTCGATACCGCCGGCTTGCGCCGCCAGTCCAAGGTGGACGACGGTGTGGAGTTCTACTCGGCGCTGCGTACGCGGCGCGCCATTGATCGCTCCGACATCTGCATTCTGATGATCGACGCCCTCGAAGGGCTGCACAATCAGGATCTCAAGATCGCGGCACTCGCCTGGGAAGCTGGGCGCGGGTTGATTGTGGTGGTCAATAAGTGGGACGTCAAAGAAGAAAAGACCGACAAGTCGGCGGCGAAGTTCGAGAAAGAGTGCGCCGAGAAGGCGCCGTTCTTCAAGTTTGTGCCGTTCTTGTTTACGTCCGCGCTCACGGGACAACGCGTGACGAAGATTCTTGACATCATTCGCTTGGTAGAAGAGGAGCGTGTGAAGCGCATTTCCACTTCGCAGGTGAACGACGCGCTGCAGCAGCTCTTGGCCCGTTTGCAGCCGCCGCAGGCCGCCGGCAACGAAGTGAAGCTCAACTACGCAACGCAGGTGGAAACCAGCCCGCCAACGATTGCGGTGTTTGGCAATCACCCCGAACTGGTGGCGGAGCACTATATCCGCTATTTGCATAACGGCTTCCGTGAGTTCTGGGGCTTCTCCGGCAATCCGCTGCGCATTCTCATGCGGCGCAAATCGGCGTAA
- a CDS encoding threonine synthase, translating into MTDTMWSLYCSACTYTAPGERLASVCPDCSQPLMVRMAPVERSRITADASMWRYHAALPLMPGETRVTLGEGMTPLSEHPHLALAVGVRRLHIKDEGQNPTASFKARGLCMAVNRAKALGLPGVCVPTAGNAGIALAAYAAAAGVPVRVYAPATTPPPILGSIRAFGAQLELVDGHIGDAGKATMAFAKESGYFNVATVREPYRVEGMKTMGYEIAEQLGWRLPDAIVYPTGGGEGTIGIWKAFAEMIEWGWLPADTKKPKMVVAQAAGCAPLVRAFAAGEDRATPWENPSTHASGLRVPGPFGDRMTLRVLRESAGGAWASTEEEIRADTFLIASTTGIDAAPEGGCGLNVARKMVQAGLVSPDAEVVVFNTGSGASYRW; encoded by the coding sequence ATGACAGACACCATGTGGTCCCTGTATTGCTCCGCTTGCACCTATACCGCGCCGGGCGAGCGTCTTGCTTCCGTGTGCCCCGATTGCAGTCAGCCGCTGATGGTGCGCATGGCGCCCGTCGAGCGGAGTCGCATCACCGCCGATGCCTCTATGTGGCGCTACCACGCCGCGCTGCCGCTGATGCCAGGCGAGACTCGCGTCACGCTCGGCGAAGGAATGACGCCACTCAGTGAGCATCCCCATCTCGCGTTGGCCGTGGGCGTGCGCAGGCTGCACATCAAGGACGAAGGACAGAACCCAACCGCGAGCTTCAAGGCGCGCGGACTGTGCATGGCAGTCAATCGTGCGAAGGCGCTGGGGCTTCCGGGGGTCTGCGTGCCCACCGCCGGAAATGCTGGTATCGCGCTCGCCGCCTACGCAGCCGCGGCCGGCGTGCCGGTGCGCGTCTATGCTCCGGCCACCACACCGCCGCCGATTCTCGGTTCGATTCGCGCCTTCGGCGCGCAACTCGAGCTCGTTGACGGACACATCGGTGACGCAGGCAAAGCCACGATGGCCTTCGCCAAGGAGAGCGGCTACTTCAACGTGGCCACGGTGCGCGAGCCATATCGCGTGGAAGGGATGAAAACGATGGGGTACGAAATCGCCGAACAACTCGGCTGGCGTCTGCCCGACGCCATCGTGTATCCCACCGGCGGCGGCGAAGGGACGATCGGCATTTGGAAAGCCTTCGCCGAAATGATCGAGTGGGGATGGCTCCCCGCCGACACCAAGAAACCCAAGATGGTCGTGGCCCAGGCTGCGGGCTGCGCGCCCCTCGTGCGCGCGTTTGCCGCCGGTGAAGACCGAGCCACGCCGTGGGAGAACCCCTCCACGCACGCGAGCGGACTGCGCGTGCCTGGGCCCTTTGGTGATCGCATGACGTTGCGGGTGCTGCGCGAAAGTGCCGGCGGGGCATGGGCCTCCACCGAAGAAGAAATTCGCGCTGATACCTTCTTGATTGCCTCTACCACCGGCATCGACGCTGCCCCAGAGGGCGGTTGCGGCCTCAACGTGGCGCGAAAGATGGTGCAGGCGGGCCTCGTGAGCCCCGACGCCGAGGTGGTGGTGTTCAATACGGGGTCAGGCGCATCCTACCGCTGGTAG
- the surE gene encoding 5'/3'-nucleotidase SurE: protein MRILCSNDDGILAKGLSCLEQAAAGLGEVWVVAPDREQSATSHALTLHHPLRPVQLADRRWQVDGTPTDCVMLAIQALMPEPPDFVLSGINHGPNMGEDVLYSGTVAAAMEGLALGIPSIALSYAGRLMRADNSPLEQLAAPLAALLKHLTAMAKFPAGTLLNVNIPPVAAAEIKGVKLTRLGQRVFSDSIAKMQDPWGRPIYWIGGGSVTWTPGEGTDIHAVREGYISVTPLHLDITHQARLDDAEQWWQAP, encoded by the coding sequence ATGCGCATCCTGTGCAGTAACGACGACGGCATTCTCGCCAAAGGGCTGAGCTGCCTTGAGCAGGCCGCAGCGGGACTCGGTGAAGTGTGGGTCGTGGCACCTGACCGTGAGCAGAGTGCGACGAGTCATGCGCTGACGTTGCATCATCCGTTGCGCCCGGTACAACTCGCCGACCGCCGTTGGCAGGTGGATGGCACGCCCACGGATTGCGTGATGCTCGCGATTCAGGCGTTGATGCCCGAGCCGCCGGATTTTGTGTTGAGCGGAATCAATCATGGCCCGAACATGGGCGAAGACGTGCTCTACTCCGGCACGGTGGCCGCCGCGATGGAGGGGCTCGCGCTCGGCATTCCCTCGATTGCGTTGAGTTATGCTGGCCGCCTGATGCGGGCCGACAACTCGCCGCTCGAGCAACTCGCGGCGCCGCTCGCCGCGTTGCTCAAGCATCTCACCGCGATGGCGAAGTTTCCTGCGGGCACTTTGCTCAACGTGAACATTCCGCCGGTCGCCGCAGCGGAGATTAAAGGCGTAAAGCTCACCCGGCTTGGGCAGCGCGTGTTCAGCGATTCGATTGCCAAGATGCAGGATCCGTGGGGGCGCCCCATCTACTGGATTGGCGGCGGCTCTGTGACGTGGACGCCAGGCGAGGGGACGGACATTCACGCCGTGCGTGAAGGATATATTTCCGTGACGCCGTTGCACCTCGACATCACCCACCAGGCACGCCTGGACGATGCGGAGCAGTGGTGGCAGGCCCCGTAG
- a CDS encoding MerR family transcriptional regulator translates to MHRPAERPEPVQEFFSIGDVCEMTELKPHVLRYWESQFKFLSPAKNRSGNRVYQRREIEMVQLVKHLLYSEKYTIDGARQKLDEFRKSGGLKPAARQGLELETVQHMEQDLRDILAILEGDAG, encoded by the coding sequence ATGCATCGCCCCGCCGAACGTCCGGAGCCCGTGCAGGAGTTTTTCTCCATTGGCGACGTGTGCGAGATGACGGAGCTCAAGCCGCATGTGCTGCGCTATTGGGAAAGTCAGTTCAAGTTTCTGAGTCCTGCCAAGAATCGATCGGGCAACCGCGTGTATCAGCGGCGCGAGATCGAAATGGTGCAGTTGGTGAAGCATCTGTTGTATTCCGAGAAGTACACCATCGACGGCGCGCGCCAGAAGCTCGATGAGTTTCGGAAGAGCGGGGGGCTCAAGCCCGCCGCTCGCCAGGGACTCGAACTCGAAACGGTGCAGCATATGGAGCAGGATCTGCGCGACATCCTCGCCATTCTCGAAGGAGATGCGGGCTGA
- the larC gene encoding nickel pincer cofactor biosynthesis protein LarC — protein sequence MNQIAIFDPFSGVAGDMTLGALLDLGLSVEWLKDLPRVLGLEGVTVRAERVTRGEIASWKVDFDIPPQPHGRHLKHLHAIVDASPAPEGVKAKARAAFEAVANIEAAIHGTTVERVHLHEVGAVDAILDIMGAIWGLEQLGVTQVYHNSIALGDGFVDAAHGRLAVPAPATLRLLEGLDVRQGPPESGELTTPTGAVLLKVLSSGAPPAAYRPVRSGYGAGTKDPKGRANVLRIILADVDVPSATTETLAVLAADLDDMTGEYVAAAADALRAAGALDVTLMHTMMKKGRPGIRLEVLCAVSDAERLEDLLLRESSSIGVRRSLVQRRALARETRTVDVFGHPVTLKTVQLPGGGEREKAEFEDIRRVAAATGRSTAEILEAVTKAS from the coding sequence ATGAACCAGATCGCGATTTTTGATCCGTTCTCCGGCGTAGCCGGAGACATGACGTTGGGCGCGCTGCTCGACCTTGGCCTTAGTGTTGAATGGCTCAAGGACTTGCCGCGCGTCCTCGGTCTTGAGGGTGTCACCGTACGTGCAGAGCGGGTGACGCGCGGGGAGATTGCCAGCTGGAAGGTGGATTTCGACATTCCGCCGCAACCGCACGGGCGTCACCTCAAGCATTTGCACGCGATCGTCGATGCATCGCCCGCGCCGGAGGGTGTGAAGGCCAAGGCGCGGGCCGCCTTCGAAGCCGTCGCCAATATCGAAGCGGCTATTCACGGCACCACCGTGGAGCGCGTCCATCTTCATGAAGTCGGCGCAGTGGATGCGATTCTCGACATCATGGGCGCCATCTGGGGCCTCGAGCAACTCGGCGTCACACAGGTCTATCACAACTCCATCGCCTTGGGCGACGGCTTTGTAGATGCCGCCCACGGTCGCCTTGCCGTGCCGGCGCCGGCCACGCTGCGGCTGCTCGAAGGGCTGGACGTGCGCCAAGGGCCGCCGGAGAGCGGGGAACTCACCACGCCCACCGGTGCGGTGTTGCTGAAAGTGCTGTCGAGTGGTGCGCCGCCTGCCGCGTACCGACCGGTGCGCAGTGGCTACGGCGCCGGCACTAAGGACCCAAAAGGACGCGCGAACGTGTTGCGCATCATCCTCGCCGACGTGGACGTGCCAAGTGCCACCACGGAGACGCTGGCGGTGCTCGCGGCTGACCTCGACGACATGACCGGAGAGTATGTCGCCGCCGCTGCTGACGCGTTGCGCGCGGCTGGTGCGTTGGATGTCACTTTGATGCACACCATGATGAAAAAGGGGCGTCCAGGCATCCGTCTGGAAGTGCTCTGTGCCGTATCGGACGCCGAGCGCCTCGAAGACCTACTTCTCCGCGAAAGTAGCTCCATTGGGGTCAGGCGGAGCCTCGTGCAGCGCCGAGCGCTGGCACGCGAAACGCGCACGGTGGATGTGTTTGGCCACCCCGTTACCCTCAAGACCGTGCAGCTCCCAGGGGGCGGCGAACGGGAGAAAGCCGAGTTCGAAGACATCCGCCGAGTGGCCGCCGCAACGGGGCGTTCCACGGCCGAGATTCTCGAGGCGGTAACAAAGGCTTCTTAG